The Thalassotalea agarivorans region AATGATACAGGTGACGTCGTTCAACCAGCAGATGTTGACGCTGTAAGTGCGAAATAGGGGAGATAATAATGACTACAGATGTAATTGATTCGCACCATGACGATCATCATGATCACAAACCAACAGGATTAAAGCGCTGGTTACTTACAACTAACCATAAAGATATCGGCAGCTTGTACTTGTGGTTTGCATTCATCATGTTTTTGGTTGGTGGTGCTATGGCCATGGTGATTCGCGCTGAATTGTTCCAGCCGGGTCTACAAATTGTTGAGCCAGATTTCTTTAACCAAATGACCACCGTGCATGGTTTAATAATGGTCTTTGGTGCCATTATGCCGGCCTTTACCGGGCTTGCGAACTGGATGCTTCCTATGATGGTAGGTGCACCAGATATGGCATTGCCACGACTTAACAACTGGAGCTTTTGGATTCTTCCATTTGCCTTCTCTATTTTGTTAGCGTCGTTCTTTATAGGTTCAGGTGCACCAAACTTTGGCTGGACCTTCTACGCGCCGTTATCAACAACATATTCAAACGGTAGTACCGCCTTCTTTGTATTTGCGGTTCATATTATGGGTATTTCATCCATTATGGGTGCGATTAATATTGTCGTAACCATTATGAATATGCGTGCGCCAGGTATGACCTACATGAAGATGCCGCTTTTTGTTTGGACCTTCTTTATAACCGCTTACCTGCTTATAGCCGTCATGCCGGTGCTGGCAGGGACGGTGACTATGGTGCTAACTGATACCTATTTTGGTACTAGTTTCTTTGACGCAGCCGGTGGTGGTGACCCAGTATTGTTCCAGCATATTTTCTGGTTTTTTGGGCATCCTGAAGTGTACATCATGATCTTGCCAGCATTTGGTATTGTATCGATGACCATTCCAGCGTTCTCTCGTAAGAAATTGTTTGGATATTCATCAATGGTATATGCAACAGCGTCAATCGCGTTCTTGTCATTTATCGTTTGGGCGCATCACATGTTTACCACAGGTATGCCGCTCTTTGGTGAACTCTTCTTCATGTATTGCACCATGTTAATCGCCGTGCCAACAGGCGTTAAAGTGTTTAACTGGGTGGCAACTATGTGGAAAGGGGCGATTAGCTTTGAAACACCAATGTTGTTCTCAATAGCATTTGTTATTTTGTTTACGCTTGGTGGCTTTTCAGGCCTGATGCTGGCAATCGTACCTGCTGATTTCCAATACCATGACACTTACTTTGTTGTTGCTCATTTCCATTATGTATTGGTTACAGGTGCACTGTTCTCAATCTATGCTGGCGCCTATTACTGGTTGCCGAAGTGGACAGGGTACATGTACGACGACAAGCTCAGTAAATGGCATTTTTGGTGTTCATTGATATCGGTAAATCTACTGTTCTTCCCAATGCATTTCTTAGGCTTAGCGGGTATGCCACGTCGTATTCCAGATTACGCGTTGCAGTTTGCTGACTTTAACATGTGGGTCAGTATCGGTGGCTTTGCCTTTGGTTTATCACAGCTAATTTTCTTAGCGGTCGTGATCAAGTGTATTCGCGGTGGCGAAAAAGCGCCGGCGAAACCTTGGGATGGTGCTGAAGGGTTAGAATGGACTGTGCCAAGTCCAGCGCCTTACCACACCTTTGAAACACCACCTAAAATCGATTAGGAGGCGATATGTCAGACAATAGGCAGCAAGCAGTTAATAAAAGCGTTAAAAAACTAGTTCTCGTTGTATTTGCAATGTTTGGTTTTGGCTTTGCTTTGGTGCCTTTGTATGACGTGTTTTGTGAGATCACCGGGTTAAATGGCAAAACCTCTGGCGAAGCTGCTCAAGTTTCTACTGCAGGTATCGATGAATCGAGGGAAGTTACCGTTCAGTTTATTAGCCATTTAGCCAAAGGTATTCCTTGGAAGTTTGAACCTATGGTGCGCGAAATTAAAGTGCACCCCGGCGAAATGAAAGTGGTTAAGTTCTATGCCCTTAACCAATCAGAACGCGACATTATAGGTCAAGCTGTTCCTTCGGTATCTCCGGGCCAAGCAGCAATCTATTTTCAGAAAATAGAATGCTTCTGTTTTAATCATCAGCCATTGAATGCGCAACAAGACGTGGAAATGGCATTGCAGTTCTATATCGATCCTGAACTGCCTAAAGATATCAACATGCTGACCTTGTCGTACACCTTGTACGATATAACGGCGCAAGTTGATTCGTAAGATAGGGGAAGAGTTGTGACAACAAAAGAATACGAATCGTATTACGTACCTGCCCAAAGTCACTGGCCAATTGTTGGCGCCGTGGCACTGTTTTTAATTGCGATTGGTGCAGGTAGCTACGTATCGGGTATGGCTACAGGTGAAACCACCTTTGGCGCTGTTACCTTGTGGGCCGGCATTGGCGTCATCGTATATATGATGTTTGGCTGGTTTAATAACGTTATTACTGAATCAATGGCAGGTAAATATAGCCATCAGATGGACAATTCATTCAAGCAAGGGATGAGTTGGTTTATTTTCTCTGAAGTAATGTTCTTTGCTGCCTTTTTTGGCGCATTGTTTTACGCCCGCATGTACGCAGTACCTTGGTTAGGTGGTGACGGTAATAATTTAGCGACTAATGAAATACTATGGCCGGAATTTGTTGCTGAATGGCCACTAATTAAAACGCCAGATGGCACAGAAACAACAGCTATGGGTTGGTACGGCTTACCACTAATTAATACCCTAATATTGTTGGCGTCATCGGTTACTGCACATTTTGCTCACGTATCGCTAGAGCAAGAAAAACGTGGACAGTTAAAATTCTGGTTAGGCTTTACCGTTTTACTTGGTGTGATTTTCTTATTCTTGCAAGTCGAAGAATACATGCACGCCTACTCGGATGAAATGCGCCTTTACTTAACTAGTGGTATATACGGTAACACGTTCTACTTGCTGACTGGCTTCCACGGTATGCATGTAACGTTAGGTACCATTATGTTGATCGTTATGTTCATTCGTATTTGGAAAGGACATTTCACCAAAGACAACCACTTTGCGTTTCAAGCCGCAAGCTGGTACTGGCACTTCGTTGATGTTGTCTGGGTACTACTGTTTGTTTTTGTCTACATTTTGTAGCAACAAACAAACTATCTTGGATGGGGGTTAGGTGTAATAACCCCCGTTAATATCAACACCACAAGTAATAACACGATAGCAGCAGAAAACATCACTCTGCGTCCGATAAATTTGCTCATTGGTGGTTTGTTTGGATTGTTACTGTTCATCACAAACAAGGCGCGAAACAAGTTAAAAATCATCAACGCAAGTAGCAGTAGAATTAACCCTTTTATCCACATAGTAGAACGTATCCATATTAGTAATGCTTCAAAACATAGTATCAAAGATTCGCCTTCCTTGGTTATTTTTTACACTAGCCGTAGCGGCTATTTTATTGAATCTGTCCCATTGGCAATATGAACGCAGTATTGAAAAGAAAATACGTGAACAAAAGATTAGTCAGTATCAGCAACAGCAGCCCGCAAGCGTAGTAAAAGTTCAGCAGTTAATGGCTGATGATTTTGACGTCAATGACTTACCTATGCAGGTCACAGGCCACTTCGATAATGAACATGCCTACTTGTTAGATAATCAAACCTTGGAAGGTCGCGTTGGCTACCGCGTGCTTAAAGTACTAGTGAGCGAAAATGTTAGGGTGTTGGTGAACTTAGGCTGGGTGGCTGCGCCAAAATATCGCGACCAATTGCCAAAAATCGATGCGATTGATGGCCAACATACCATACGGGGTCATATTCGTATTATTGAGCAAAACATCACCTTAGCGAATGAAACTCAGCACAATCAATGGCCTATGCGAATTCAGCAAATAGACTTGGATAAAATATCCTCACTAATCGGTCAAAAACTGTTGCCCTTTGTCCTCTACTTAGATAAAAAAGAAGTATTGGGATACCAAAAAAACTGGCAGCCAATTGTCATGCCATGGCAAAAACATCAAGCCTATGCAGTGCAATGGTTCGCGCTAGCAATCGCTTGGCTTAGCTTGATGTGCTGGGCTGCATTTCGTCATAACAATAAGAAGCGGTAACCAGATGAATCAACAAGAAAAACAATCTGTAAAAAAATCTCGTAGACAGCTATTAATGCTACTAGCTGTATTTATTATTCCTGTTATCGTGGCAAAAATTGCGCTGTCCAATGCATGGTTATCGGAAGCTGTCACCAACAAGGGCGAATTAGTCGATAACATCGAACAGGTGATCACCTTTTCCAACGATAAAACAGATGAAAAATGGTTGTTGCTCGTTAAAGTCGACCAGCAATGTGGTGACTACTGCGCGAGTTACATGCAAACCATAGAAAACACCTACACAGCGTTAGGTAAAGAAATGCCAAGAACAGTGCCAGTTGCACTGGTAGGCGATCAGGATACAGGCGCTTTTACTGCAACACCAAAATGGTATATGGCTACAAAACAAGCAGACAAAACCGCCTTATTTCAATCGGACTATGTCTATGTTGTTGATCCACTCGGTCGCGTCATCATGCGTCATCACATTCCTACAAACAGTGAAGCATTACCGGCCATGGGCAAAGCTATCCTCGCTGATATGAAGAAGTTACTGAAGTATTCGAGGATTGGTTAATGTTTAATTTAAGAAAACTGGTCTTTGTTGCCATTTTACTCGCTATTGTTGTTGTCTCGTTGGGCGCTTATACGCGTTTAACCCATGCAGGCTTGGGCTGCCCTGATTGGCCAGGTTGTTATGGTTTAATCGATGTGCCTGAAACGCCAGAACAAATTGCAGCCGCAGAAAAAGCCTTTCCTGAACGACCTGTAGAACCACAAAAAGCATGGAATGAAATGATCCATCGTTATTTTGCCGGAAGCTTAGGCTTGTTGATTGCTTGGATAGCTTTTGTGTCAATTAAAAAACGAGAGTTTGGCTCACCCGTTAAGTTGCCAATACTATTACTCATTATCGTTACTTTCCAAGCCGTATTAGGTATGTGGACCGTTACCATGAAGCTAATGCCGATAGTGGTTATGGCTCATTTATTAGGTGGCTTCACTACGCTGTGTTTGCTGTTTTTACTTTATCTGCGGCTAAACCCTTACCGCATTCGCAGCGGCGATAAAGCTGCGCGTAAATACAAAAAATATGCCGGTATCGGCATTCTAATTCTTACTATCCAAATAGCTTTAGGAGGCTGGACGTCGGCCAATTATGCTGCCTTAACTTGTACGGAATTACCTATTTGCCAAGACGGTTGGGTTGAGCGTATGACTTGGGGTGATAGTTTTGATCCTATACCGCCAGAGCGTGAGACCTATGAGTATGGTTTTTTAACGCACAACGAGCGTTTAACTATTCATGTCTTTCATCGTATTGGCGCCATCATTACTGCGCTCTATTTAGGCTGGTTGGCACTGATGGTTATGCGACGCTCGCAAACCTATTTCTTCAAACAAAGTGCTGGCATTGTTGCGGGGTTACTTGTTATTCAAGTGATGCTTGGCGCGTCAAATGTCTTTTATTCTTTGCCACTGTTTATAGCCGTTAGTCACAATGTGGTTGCAGCATGCTTGATGATGGCAATGATCGGGCTCACCTATAGCTTGATGCGGAAAACTTAGGAGTAAGATCATGTCAAAATCTACCACAGTTAATGTCGTTGCATCTCCTCGCGCAAGTTGGCGTGATTACTATCAAATCACAAAACCACGCGTTGTGGCCTTACTTGTATTAACCGCATTGGTTGGTATGTGTTTATCTACGCCGGGCGCTATTCCTTGGCAACTGTTGGTTAATAGTATGCTTGGTATTTGGTTATTATCTTCGGCCGCTGCGGCGATTAACCATATCGTAGACGAAAAAATAGATGCGGTGATGAAGCGTACCTATAAAAGGCCAATGCCAAACGGCAAAATTACGCCATTTAACGCCATCTTCTTTGCTTGTATTCTAGCTTTTAGCGGCTTCACATTATTGTATGTGGCGGTTAACCCGTTGACCGCGTGGCTTACTTTATCCGGTTTAGTTGGCTACAGCGTTATCTATACCATGTACCTAAAGCGAGCAACGCCACAAAACATTACCATTGGCGGTTTAGCTGGCGCTATCCCTCCATTATTAGGTTGGACGGCAATGACCAATGAAATACACGGTCATGCGCTATTGCTTGTGCTTATCGTCTTTACTTGGACACCACCACACTTTTGGGCATTAGCTATTCATCGCAGAGACGACTATGCCAAGGTCAATATTCCTATGTTGCCTGTAACACATGGTATTGAATTCACTAAAACACAGGTATTGTTATATACCATCTTGTTGTTTGTCGTTTGTTTGATCCCATATTTGGTTGGCATGAGTAATTGGCTGTATTTAGTTAGTGCGGTGGTGCTTAACAGTATCTTTTTCGCCTATGCCTGGAAGCTTAAGTTTTATCCGGAAGAAAGCACAGCGATGGATACCTTTAAGTTTTCTATTGTGCATTTAATGCTTTTGTTTATCATGCTGCTGCTCGATCATTATTTATTACCGGTGTAACTTGTGAAGAAACTGCTTTACGTCATTCTTGCGCTTACCGCTGCCATTTTAGGTGCTGTGGTTTTTAATCAATTGTCGCAAAAACCAAAGCCCACACACGCGCTTTTTTACGAAACACCACGCGCGGTATCGGCGTTTGCATTAACCGATCATTTAGGTCACACACTCGATAAATCTTGGCTGGAAGGGCATTGGACCTTCGTCTTTTTAGGCTACACCTCGTGCCCAGATATATGCCCAGCAACGTTGCAGAATTTGAATTTTGCTTATCCTAAGTTGAAGCAAATAGACGATCGCGCACGTATTGCTTTAATGTCAGTAGACCCGTTGCGTGACACAGCGGAAAAATTAGCACTGTATATTAATTACTTTAATCCTGAGTTTGTCGCCATGACCGGCGACCACGCCACACTTTACCCGTTAGCCCGCGAAATGGGCATGATGTATTCCATAGTCGACACCGTACAAGAATCATATTATACCGTCGACCATAGCGCTTCTGTGGTACTGTTTAACCCCGCGGGCAATATTGCTGCGGTGTTTAAAACCAAACATGCACTTGGTGAAATCCCTACGGTTAATCCAGCCGATGTGGTGGAAGATTTTGATCGCATCGTTGCTTTGTCTGAAGGCTAGTTTGCCGCATTGACCATTGCTCGACCCTTATCTAGGCTTAAATCATTCTAACGTTTCGGTTTGGAGATTTTATGCGCTTAATATTGGCTTTGTTCATACTTGGCTTTCCTGTCATTGCTTTGGCACAAACGCCTTTCGGTAAATGGAAAACCATTGATGATGATACCGGTGAAGCTAAATCCATCGTCGAGATTTATCAAAAAGATGGCAAGCTTTATGGCAAGATAGCCGACTTGCTTCAAAAACCTAACGATACCCTTTGTGATAAATGCCAAGGCGACCTAAAAGATAAGGTGCTTGTTGGTATGGATATTATTTACGCTATGGAACAAGATGGTGACAAATATAGCGAGGGTGAGATTATGGACCCTGAAAACGGTAAGTATTACGACTGCAAGTTGTGGCTTG contains the following coding sequences:
- a CDS encoding COX15/CtaA family protein, which codes for MFNLRKLVFVAILLAIVVVSLGAYTRLTHAGLGCPDWPGCYGLIDVPETPEQIAAAEKAFPERPVEPQKAWNEMIHRYFAGSLGLLIAWIAFVSIKKREFGSPVKLPILLLIIVTFQAVLGMWTVTMKLMPIVVMAHLLGGFTTLCLLFLLYLRLNPYRIRSGDKAARKYKKYAGIGILILTIQIALGGWTSANYAALTCTELPICQDGWVERMTWGDSFDPIPPERETYEYGFLTHNERLTIHVFHRIGAIITALYLGWLALMVMRRSQTYFFKQSAGIVAGLLVIQVMLGASNVFYSLPLFIAVSHNVVAACLMMAMIGLTYSLMRKT
- a CDS encoding DUF2147 domain-containing protein, coding for MRLILALFILGFPVIALAQTPFGKWKTIDDDTGEAKSIVEIYQKDGKLYGKIADLLQKPNDTLCDKCQGDLKDKVLVGMDIIYAMEQDGDKYSEGEIMDPENGKYYDCKLWLDDKNTLKVRGYIGFFYRTQTWYRTE
- the ctaD gene encoding cytochrome c oxidase subunit I produces the protein MTTDVIDSHHDDHHDHKPTGLKRWLLTTNHKDIGSLYLWFAFIMFLVGGAMAMVIRAELFQPGLQIVEPDFFNQMTTVHGLIMVFGAIMPAFTGLANWMLPMMVGAPDMALPRLNNWSFWILPFAFSILLASFFIGSGAPNFGWTFYAPLSTTYSNGSTAFFVFAVHIMGISSIMGAINIVVTIMNMRAPGMTYMKMPLFVWTFFITAYLLIAVMPVLAGTVTMVLTDTYFGTSFFDAAGGGDPVLFQHIFWFFGHPEVYIMILPAFGIVSMTIPAFSRKKLFGYSSMVYATASIAFLSFIVWAHHMFTTGMPLFGELFFMYCTMLIAVPTGVKVFNWVATMWKGAISFETPMLFSIAFVILFTLGGFSGLMLAIVPADFQYHDTYFVVAHFHYVLVTGALFSIYAGAYYWLPKWTGYMYDDKLSKWHFWCSLISVNLLFFPMHFLGLAGMPRRIPDYALQFADFNMWVSIGGFAFGLSQLIFLAVVIKCIRGGEKAPAKPWDGAEGLEWTVPSPAPYHTFETPPKID
- the cyoE gene encoding heme o synthase is translated as MSKSTTVNVVASPRASWRDYYQITKPRVVALLVLTALVGMCLSTPGAIPWQLLVNSMLGIWLLSSAAAAINHIVDEKIDAVMKRTYKRPMPNGKITPFNAIFFACILAFSGFTLLYVAVNPLTAWLTLSGLVGYSVIYTMYLKRATPQNITIGGLAGAIPPLLGWTAMTNEIHGHALLLVLIVFTWTPPHFWALAIHRRDDYAKVNIPMLPVTHGIEFTKTQVLLYTILLFVVCLIPYLVGMSNWLYLVSAVVLNSIFFAYAWKLKFYPEESTAMDTFKFSIVHLMLLFIMLLLDHYLLPV
- a CDS encoding SCO family protein; this encodes MKKLLYVILALTAAILGAVVFNQLSQKPKPTHALFYETPRAVSAFALTDHLGHTLDKSWLEGHWTFVFLGYTSCPDICPATLQNLNFAYPKLKQIDDRARIALMSVDPLRDTAEKLALYINYFNPEFVAMTGDHATLYPLAREMGMMYSIVDTVQESYYTVDHSASVVLFNPAGNIAAVFKTKHALGEIPTVNPADVVEDFDRIVALSEG
- a CDS encoding cytochrome c oxidase subunit 3, with amino-acid sequence MTTKEYESYYVPAQSHWPIVGAVALFLIAIGAGSYVSGMATGETTFGAVTLWAGIGVIVYMMFGWFNNVITESMAGKYSHQMDNSFKQGMSWFIFSEVMFFAAFFGALFYARMYAVPWLGGDGNNLATNEILWPEFVAEWPLIKTPDGTETTAMGWYGLPLINTLILLASSVTAHFAHVSLEQEKRGQLKFWLGFTVLLGVIFLFLQVEEYMHAYSDEMRLYLTSGIYGNTFYLLTGFHGMHVTLGTIMLIVMFIRIWKGHFTKDNHFAFQAASWYWHFVDVVWVLLFVFVYIL
- a CDS encoding cytochrome c oxidase assembly protein, with amino-acid sequence MSDNRQQAVNKSVKKLVLVVFAMFGFGFALVPLYDVFCEITGLNGKTSGEAAQVSTAGIDESREVTVQFISHLAKGIPWKFEPMVREIKVHPGEMKVVKFYALNQSERDIIGQAVPSVSPGQAAIYFQKIECFCFNHQPLNAQQDVEMALQFYIDPELPKDINMLTLSYTLYDITAQVDS
- a CDS encoding SURF1 family protein, which gives rise to MLQNIVSKIRLPWLFFTLAVAAILLNLSHWQYERSIEKKIREQKISQYQQQQPASVVKVQQLMADDFDVNDLPMQVTGHFDNEHAYLLDNQTLEGRVGYRVLKVLVSENVRVLVNLGWVAAPKYRDQLPKIDAIDGQHTIRGHIRIIEQNITLANETQHNQWPMRIQQIDLDKISSLIGQKLLPFVLYLDKKEVLGYQKNWQPIVMPWQKHQAYAVQWFALAIAWLSLMCWAAFRHNNKKR
- a CDS encoding DUF2909 domain-containing protein: MWIKGLILLLLALMIFNLFRALFVMNSNNPNKPPMSKFIGRRVMFSAAIVLLLVVLILTGVITPNPHPR